From a region of the Hymenobacter jejuensis genome:
- a CDS encoding SDR family NAD(P)-dependent oxidoreductase, translated as MKRKSRKNWLVAAGVGALVAAATVWSNRRGSYDLEGKVILITGGSRGLGLLLARQAVAEGAKVAICARDAEELERAREELSAGGAEVMTLQRDMTNAEEVRTLVAEVQAKLGPIDVLVNNAGIITAGPIDNVDLRDYQESMDTHFWAPLHTMHAVLPSMRKRGEGRIINIASVGGKVAVPHLAAYSASKFALVGLSEAFRSELIQQGILVTTVCPGLMRTGSARHAIVKGQHKKEYAWFTIADSLPVLSMNAESATRQIWNACRRGEAEVILSLPAKLLAGFHGLFPGTTADVLGWVNRVLPEPDEYGYERRHGYESESDLTKSWVTIPNRRAERRNNELTSDR; from the coding sequence ATGAAGCGAAAATCCCGAAAAAACTGGCTCGTTGCCGCCGGCGTAGGTGCTCTTGTTGCGGCGGCTACCGTTTGGAGCAACCGCCGTGGCTCCTATGACCTGGAAGGCAAAGTAATTCTGATTACCGGCGGCTCACGCGGGCTGGGACTGCTACTGGCCCGGCAAGCGGTGGCGGAAGGCGCCAAAGTGGCTATCTGTGCCCGCGATGCCGAAGAACTGGAGCGGGCTCGGGAGGAACTCAGCGCCGGCGGCGCCGAAGTGATGACCCTGCAACGCGACATGACCAACGCCGAGGAAGTACGCACGCTCGTGGCCGAAGTGCAGGCAAAGCTTGGCCCCATCGATGTGCTGGTCAACAACGCGGGCATTATCACGGCCGGCCCCATCGACAATGTGGATCTGCGTGATTACCAGGAGTCTATGGATACGCACTTCTGGGCGCCGCTGCACACCATGCACGCCGTGTTGCCCTCGATGCGGAAGCGGGGCGAAGGGCGCATCATCAACATTGCCTCAGTAGGCGGCAAGGTAGCCGTGCCGCATTTGGCCGCTTACAGCGCCAGCAAATTTGCGTTGGTAGGCCTGTCGGAAGCCTTCCGGTCGGAGCTGATCCAGCAGGGCATTTTGGTAACCACCGTTTGTCCGGGCCTGATGCGCACAGGCAGTGCCCGCCACGCCATCGTGAAAGGGCAGCACAAAAAAGAGTACGCGTGGTTTACCATCGCCGACTCGCTGCCCGTGCTTTCGATGAATGCCGAAAGCGCCACCCGCCAAATCTGGAATGCCTGCCGGCGGGGCGAAGCCGAAGTCATTCTGAGCTTGCCGGCCAAATTGCTGGCGGGTTTTCACGGCTTGTTTCCGGGCACTACCGCCGACGTGCTGGGCTGGGTAAACCGCGTGTTGCCCGAGCCCGACGAGTATGGCTACGAACGCCGCCACGGCTACGAAAGCGAATCTGATCTGACAAAATCCTGGGTGACCATTCCCAATCGCCGCGCCGAACGCCGCAACAACGAGCTAACCAGCGATCGATAG
- a CDS encoding PhzF family phenazine biosynthesis protein — protein sequence MTTSLPFLLVDAFTTTPLGGNPCAVVLDADELSIETMQRLAREFNQSETAFVRRSSVAEFGVRYFTPAEEIPLAGHPTIATITALLHTGRLTLTGATTTLQLELLEGPIRIDVEAPATRHEPPQVLMTQRRPVFGSLHDPAVVMPLFGLTADDLAPGAPIQTVSTGTPQLMMLVRDHDALRRASLPDPASLDRYRAASDFFSPHLFCLGGATAAGDTFARHFCTPPDVAEDPVTGSATGGMAAYLWRYGHLQKPEFIAEQGHWLGRPGTVTVSIKGPREAIESVQIGGTGVVVVEGLLRV from the coding sequence ATGACGACTTCTCTGCCCTTTCTTCTGGTTGATGCCTTCACTACTACGCCTCTGGGCGGCAATCCGTGCGCGGTAGTGCTTGATGCTGATGAGCTTAGCATCGAAACGATGCAGCGCCTGGCCCGCGAATTCAACCAGTCGGAAACGGCCTTTGTGCGGCGCTCGTCCGTGGCGGAGTTCGGCGTTCGCTACTTCACGCCGGCCGAGGAGATTCCGCTGGCCGGCCATCCTACTATTGCCACCATCACAGCCCTGCTACACACTGGGCGTCTGACACTTACAGGAGCCACAACCACGTTACAGCTAGAGTTGCTGGAAGGCCCCATTCGCATTGATGTAGAAGCGCCCGCCACCCGCCACGAGCCGCCGCAGGTGCTCATGACCCAGCGCCGTCCCGTGTTCGGAAGCCTCCATGACCCTGCCGTAGTGATGCCGCTCTTTGGGCTCACCGCCGATGACTTAGCCCCCGGCGCACCCATCCAGACGGTTAGTACAGGCACGCCACAGCTCATGATGCTGGTGCGCGACCACGATGCCCTGCGGCGGGCTTCGCTTCCCGACCCGGCCAGCCTAGACCGCTACCGGGCCGCCAGCGACTTCTTCAGCCCACATCTCTTTTGCCTAGGGGGCGCTACTGCTGCCGGCGATACGTTTGCCCGTCATTTCTGCACCCCACCCGATGTGGCCGAAGACCCCGTCACAGGCTCTGCGACCGGCGGCATGGCCGCTTACCTGTGGCGTTATGGTCACCTTCAAAAACCCGAATTTATCGCCGAACAGGGCCATTGGCTGGGCCGCCCCGGTACGGTTACAGTGAGCATCAAAGGTCCGCGTGAAGCCATCGAATCGGTCCAGATTGGGGGCACGGGCGTAGTCGTGGTGGAAGGCTTGCTGCGGGTGTGA
- a CDS encoding TonB-dependent siderophore receptor, with protein MRSLLLLPALLMVLMLTSAFGPGELQKGTVTGQVVTAEGQPVEQVGVMVKGSTIGTNTDAAGHFTLQVPAGKSTLVISYLGVAPQEFAVEIQSRQTLMLPTVTLPQSAQQLAEVKVTATRTINQKPTLIGKMPVRPLDLPQSVVSISQETLEQQQVLHLSDAITNVSGIYVTSTTGGTQEELGSRGFAYGSNNTFKNGVRFNNSIMPEASSLESLEVLKGSAAILYGNVAAGGVLNLVTKKPRFEQGGSVALRTGSFGFIKPMFDVYGAVGQSEKVAYRLNGTYECSDSYRDQVQSNRVYVNPSLLFKLTDKTNLVLEGDYLRDNRTPDFGVGAIDYQILEARSRFLNAPGAQNATQQTSATATLTSHLNDAWQIRAVAGFQRYENELRSASRPTSINNGTMPAVGKVGTPGYVPAHAKSSLYGDWGRNLQRTKTAENYYLAQLDLTGSFRTGFLNHTLLLGADADQYQTNTLAYVAQAYDSINVLDRSKVLGQPAGRVSSYEALLRNTRTLGNTRRAGFYVQDLLSISEKIKLLAGVRWSYQETPSDVYTYAAPNASGVIVATVKENRRYDNAFSPRLGLVYQPIKTTALFASYSNSFSPNTGIDATGANLAPSLIDQFEVGVKNDLFKGALSANVTAYRIVNSNQAQTIQQFISGTDTPNPAWNRNYPTAQELAGEVTSKGVEVDIVSKPYQGWSFIAGYSFNHTAYTKSNIYENGSRLRYNPAHTANLSLFYNFGNTFSDNTFLKGLTAGVTGYYVGDKLAGRNTRLVDASTGKSFNDAFKLIAIPDYVLFDASVGYSYERLSLRVKLANILDELSYNLHDDNSVNPIAPRNFSATLSYKL; from the coding sequence ATGCGCTCTCTTCTACTGCTCCCGGCCTTGCTCATGGTATTGATGCTAACCTCCGCATTTGGGCCAGGTGAGTTGCAGAAGGGAACCGTAACGGGGCAGGTTGTAACGGCCGAAGGGCAGCCCGTCGAACAAGTTGGCGTGATGGTAAAAGGCTCGACAATCGGTACCAATACCGACGCCGCGGGCCATTTTACCCTGCAAGTACCTGCTGGCAAAAGCACCTTGGTAATCAGCTACTTGGGCGTAGCGCCACAGGAATTTGCCGTTGAGATCCAGTCGCGCCAGACCCTGATGCTGCCCACTGTAACGCTGCCTCAGAGTGCGCAGCAATTGGCCGAAGTGAAAGTGACCGCCACGCGCACCATCAACCAAAAGCCTACGCTGATCGGCAAAATGCCCGTTCGCCCCCTGGATTTGCCCCAGAGCGTGGTTTCCATCAGCCAAGAGACACTGGAGCAGCAGCAGGTTCTGCACCTAAGCGACGCAATCACCAATGTCAGTGGCATTTACGTGACCAGCACCACCGGCGGCACGCAGGAAGAATTGGGCAGCCGTGGCTTTGCGTACGGCAGCAACAACACTTTCAAAAACGGCGTGCGCTTCAACAACAGCATCATGCCTGAAGCTAGCTCGCTGGAAAGTTTGGAAGTACTGAAAGGCAGCGCGGCCATTCTGTACGGCAACGTGGCTGCGGGCGGCGTGCTCAACCTCGTGACCAAAAAGCCACGCTTCGAGCAAGGCGGGTCGGTAGCGTTGCGCACCGGGAGCTTCGGGTTTATAAAGCCCATGTTTGACGTGTACGGAGCCGTAGGCCAGAGCGAAAAAGTAGCGTATCGCCTCAACGGCACCTACGAATGCAGCGACAGCTACCGCGATCAGGTACAATCGAACCGGGTGTACGTCAACCCGTCGCTGCTCTTCAAACTGACCGACAAAACCAATCTGGTGCTGGAAGGCGACTACCTGCGCGACAACCGCACGCCCGACTTCGGCGTCGGAGCCATTGACTATCAGATCCTAGAGGCGCGCAGCCGCTTTCTGAACGCACCCGGCGCCCAGAACGCTACCCAGCAGACCAGCGCTACGGCCACCCTGACCAGCCACCTAAACGATGCCTGGCAAATACGCGCCGTGGCCGGTTTTCAGCGCTATGAAAACGAGTTGCGCAGTGCTTCGCGGCCCACAAGCATCAACAACGGCACCATGCCGGCCGTCGGGAAAGTGGGCACTCCGGGCTACGTTCCGGCCCACGCCAAATCCAGCCTCTACGGCGACTGGGGCCGCAACCTGCAACGCACCAAAACAGCCGAGAATTATTACTTGGCTCAACTTGACCTGACGGGCTCATTTCGGACCGGCTTTTTGAACCACACTTTGCTGCTCGGTGCCGATGCCGATCAATACCAAACGAACACGCTGGCTTATGTAGCTCAGGCATACGACTCTATCAACGTCCTGGACCGCAGCAAAGTATTGGGCCAACCCGCTGGCCGCGTGAGCAGCTACGAAGCCTTGTTGCGCAACACCCGCACACTCGGCAACACCCGCCGCGCAGGCTTCTACGTGCAGGACTTGCTGAGCATCAGCGAGAAAATCAAGCTGTTGGCCGGGGTACGCTGGAGCTACCAGGAAACGCCCAGCGATGTGTACACCTATGCCGCTCCCAATGCTTCGGGTGTAATTGTGGCAACGGTGAAGGAAAACCGCCGCTACGACAACGCCTTTTCGCCGCGCTTGGGCCTTGTGTATCAACCTATTAAGACTACCGCCCTTTTTGCCTCGTACTCTAACTCGTTCTCGCCCAATACCGGCATCGACGCGACTGGCGCCAACCTCGCTCCTTCTCTGATCGACCAATTTGAAGTCGGCGTCAAAAATGACTTGTTTAAAGGAGCACTGTCGGCCAACGTGACGGCTTACCGCATCGTGAACAGCAACCAAGCCCAGACCATTCAGCAGTTTATCAGCGGCACCGACACGCCGAACCCCGCCTGGAACAGAAATTACCCCACGGCGCAGGAGTTGGCTGGCGAAGTAACCAGCAAAGGCGTGGAAGTGGACATCGTGAGCAAGCCCTATCAAGGCTGGTCGTTTATTGCCGGCTACAGCTTCAACCACACCGCGTACACGAAGAGCAATATCTACGAAAACGGCAGCCGCCTACGCTACAACCCGGCTCACACGGCCAACCTAAGCCTGTTCTATAACTTCGGCAACACTTTCAGCGACAATACCTTCCTGAAAGGCCTGACCGCTGGCGTAACCGGTTACTACGTCGGTGATAAGCTGGCCGGCCGCAACACGCGCCTCGTGGATGCCAGCACCGGCAAGTCCTTCAACGATGCGTTCAAGCTCATCGCCATTCCCGATTACGTGCTGTTCGATGCTTCGGTGGGCTATTCGTACGAGCGGCTCTCGCTGCGCGTAAAGCTGGCCAACATCCTCGACGAACTCAGCTACAACCTCCACGACGACAACAGCGTGAACCCCATCGCCCCGCGTAACTTCTCGGCTACGCTTTCTTACAAGCTATAA
- a CDS encoding sulfite exporter TauE/SafE family protein, which produces MTLTLTLLCLFAFLAGFIDAVVGGGGLIQLPAMLLLLKGVPVPTILGTGKVSSLAGTSAALQRYAGKVPMRWRAVGAAAVTAGMFSFAGSRVVSLLPAALLRPLVLGLLVVIAIYTFWRKDFGAIHAPRLPENKEPLYGILIGALLGFYDGFFGPGTGSFLLFAFVGLFGYDFITSSASAKLVNVATNVASLAYFAFTDQILYRVALPMAVCNILGSTLGARMALRRGTGFMRVLFLVVVCGIIVKLGYDTFQQT; this is translated from the coding sequence ATGACCCTGACGCTTACCCTCCTGTGCTTGTTTGCCTTTTTGGCTGGTTTTATAGATGCTGTAGTAGGGGGCGGAGGCCTGATACAGCTGCCAGCCATGTTATTGTTGCTCAAGGGGGTACCCGTGCCAACTATCTTGGGTACGGGCAAAGTTTCGTCGTTGGCGGGCACTTCCGCAGCATTGCAGCGCTACGCCGGCAAAGTGCCGATGCGCTGGCGGGCCGTGGGCGCAGCGGCCGTTACGGCGGGGATGTTTTCTTTTGCCGGATCGCGGGTCGTGAGCCTGTTGCCTGCGGCACTGCTGCGGCCGTTGGTGCTGGGTCTGCTGGTCGTGATTGCGATTTATACTTTTTGGCGCAAAGATTTTGGTGCCATTCACGCCCCGCGGTTACCTGAGAATAAAGAGCCGCTCTACGGCATTCTCATAGGCGCTCTGCTCGGGTTCTACGACGGGTTTTTTGGACCGGGCACGGGCAGCTTCCTGCTGTTTGCCTTTGTGGGCCTGTTTGGCTACGATTTCATCACCTCGTCTGCCTCGGCCAAACTCGTGAACGTGGCCACCAACGTGGCCAGCCTTGCTTACTTCGCCTTCACCGACCAGATTCTATATCGTGTGGCGCTGCCCATGGCCGTCTGCAACATCTTGGGCTCCACGTTGGGAGCCCGCATGGCGCTCCGGCGCGGGACGGGATTCATGCGGGTGCTGTTTTTGGTGGTAGTCTGCGGAATTATCGTAAAACTGGGCTACGATACCTTTCAACAAACATAA
- a CDS encoding POTRA domain-containing protein has protein sequence MQNLRFLLVLPVVVFTWLATAAMSPTPVKSLKAKLNVLTSGRRAAQSKIGRITWQGNKAISTERLNQVLGVKTGDAYDSVALHKRLQYDPKGDITSLYMDQGYLFFSLNPQVLHRPDGSVDLTFVISEGRQAEIGNITVRGNHKVSTEEILKIIPTHSGELFSRSKLMQAQRNIAQMGPFERTRVGINPKPIMRADKPTDQVDLEFVLVEKNKL, from the coding sequence ATGCAGAACCTTCGTTTCCTCCTTGTTTTGCCCGTTGTTGTATTTACCTGGCTGGCCACGGCCGCCATGAGCCCAACACCCGTAAAGTCGCTCAAAGCCAAGCTAAACGTGCTTACTTCGGGCCGGAGAGCGGCTCAAAGCAAAATCGGCCGCATTACGTGGCAAGGCAATAAAGCGATCTCAACCGAGCGCCTTAACCAAGTATTGGGTGTGAAAACCGGCGATGCATACGATTCTGTGGCCTTACACAAGCGCCTGCAATACGATCCCAAAGGCGATATTACTTCGCTTTATATGGACCAAGGGTACCTGTTCTTCTCGCTGAATCCGCAAGTTCTGCATCGTCCAGACGGCAGTGTTGACTTGACGTTTGTAATTTCGGAAGGGCGGCAAGCAGAAATAGGCAACATCACCGTGAGAGGCAACCACAAAGTGTCGACGGAAGAAATATTAAAGATCATTCCAACGCACTCCGGCGAGCTTTTTAGCCGGTCCAAATTGATGCAGGCTCAACGAAATATTGCTCAGATGGGCCCATTCGAGCGTACGAGGGTCGGTATCAACCCCAAACCAATTATGCGAGCCGATAAGCCCACAGACCAAGTTGACCTGGAATTTGTGCTTGTAGAAAAGAACAAACTTTAG
- a CDS encoding MDR family MFS transporter yields the protein MRGSLTHRHKMLTFAGILLAMFLGSLDQTIVSTALPRIVADLHGLDRFTWVATAYLVASTTLVPIYGKLADTYSRRTIEVTAVCIFLTGSMLCGLAGEFGTLPILGDGMSQLIIFRGIQGVGGAGLFALAFIIIADLFPPSERGKYQGFTGAVFGTSSVLGPFMGGLLTDHGTNLIPGVAGWRLVFYVNLPLGALALWFILTQMPALRPRGGRKHLDYPSALLLIGGLVPLMIALQLNKAVYGWLSPVTLTFLAVSLVALSLFVVRSLGCENPVLHFGLFKNRVFRSANVALFLLGGAFLGIVIFEPLFMVNVVGVSATRAGVSLIPLSLGVVLGSMIAGQMVSRFGHYKYWMLGGGLVVMASLSFLATMPLDVSYHQVLLYLGLCGIGLGPIMPLYTLAIQNSIEPQFLGQATSASQFFRQIGGAISAAVLGTVLTASLAQVLPPSEISSPTASPTAHSEVRSAISEGPTVPTSPTTNSPEVRAAFSHAISRIYFCTIFLVAAGWIATLFVPELPLRKSHMVRHPALVELKPGTRS from the coding sequence ATGCGCGGCTCGCTGACCCATCGTCATAAAATGCTCACGTTTGCCGGTATTCTGCTGGCGATGTTTCTGGGCTCTCTTGACCAAACCATCGTCTCGACGGCCCTGCCCCGCATCGTGGCCGACCTGCACGGCCTGGATCGCTTTACGTGGGTAGCCACGGCGTATCTGGTGGCCAGCACGACGTTGGTGCCCATTTACGGAAAGCTGGCCGATACCTACTCGCGGCGCACCATCGAGGTAACAGCGGTGTGCATCTTTCTGACGGGCTCGATGCTGTGCGGACTAGCCGGCGAGTTTGGCACGCTCCCCATCTTGGGCGACGGCATGAGCCAACTGATCATCTTTCGCGGCATTCAGGGCGTAGGCGGCGCGGGCTTGTTTGCGCTGGCTTTTATCATCATCGCCGACTTATTCCCGCCTTCGGAACGTGGTAAATATCAAGGGTTTACGGGAGCCGTTTTTGGCACTTCCTCCGTGCTGGGGCCATTCATGGGCGGCCTGCTCACCGACCACGGCACCAACCTGATTCCGGGGGTGGCGGGCTGGCGGCTAGTTTTTTACGTCAACCTGCCGCTGGGCGCGCTGGCCCTGTGGTTCATCCTGACCCAGATGCCGGCCTTGCGCCCGCGAGGCGGCCGCAAGCACCTAGATTATCCCTCGGCTTTGCTCCTGATCGGGGGCTTAGTACCACTCATGATCGCGCTGCAACTCAACAAAGCGGTGTATGGGTGGTTGTCGCCGGTTACGCTCACTTTTCTGGCGGTGTCGCTCGTGGCCCTGTCGCTGTTTGTAGTGCGCTCGCTGGGGTGCGAAAACCCGGTCCTGCACTTCGGACTGTTCAAAAACCGCGTCTTTCGCTCGGCCAACGTGGCTTTGTTTCTGCTGGGCGGCGCTTTTCTGGGCATCGTAATTTTCGAGCCCCTGTTTATGGTCAACGTGGTGGGCGTGTCGGCCACCCGGGCGGGCGTGAGCCTGATTCCGCTGTCGTTGGGCGTCGTGCTGGGTTCCATGATAGCCGGCCAGATGGTATCGCGCTTCGGGCACTACAAATACTGGATGCTGGGCGGCGGCTTGGTTGTGATGGCGAGCCTGAGTTTTCTGGCCACCATGCCCCTCGACGTTTCCTACCACCAGGTATTGCTGTACCTGGGGCTATGCGGCATTGGGTTAGGGCCGATCATGCCGCTGTACACGCTGGCCATTCAGAACTCTATCGAGCCTCAGTTTCTGGGTCAGGCGACCTCCGCCAGTCAGTTTTTTCGCCAGATTGGCGGCGCCATTTCGGCCGCGGTGCTGGGCACTGTGCTCACGGCCAGCTTGGCGCAGGTGTTGCCCCCATCGGAGATCTCCAGCCCCACAGCCAGCCCAACCGCTCATAGTGAGGTACGGAGCGCCATCAGCGAAGGCCCAACCGTGCCGACTTCCCCGACTACCAACTCGCCGGAAGTGCGGGCCGCCTTTTCACATGCGATTTCCCGTATCTACTTCTGTACCATTTTCTTAGTGGCCGCCGGCTGGATTGCTACGCTGTTCGTGCCAGAATTGCCGCTGCGCAAAAGCCACATGGTTCGGCACCCTGCTTTGGTAGAATTAAAGCCGGGAACCCGTTCCTAA
- a CDS encoding DUF5004 domain-containing protein: MKKLPLFLSLAALFSLAACEKETVELKDPGQQSATVNAVQTKSNTLASGSWRLTAMTAASAAEAGKGVVTTDLFFLVKPWLRDNQIQYNADGSYLLDEGTLKATPADPQQLPGTWKLNATGDSLTVTLKGSVRRFGVAELTPTVLRLTQTNAAAEGQASTITSVFTR; the protein is encoded by the coding sequence ATGAAGAAATTGCCCCTTTTCCTGAGCTTGGCGGCTCTCTTTTCGTTGGCCGCTTGTGAGAAAGAAACTGTTGAGCTAAAAGATCCCGGACAGCAATCCGCTACAGTGAATGCTGTACAAACCAAATCGAACACCTTGGCCTCAGGTAGCTGGCGCCTTACGGCCATGACGGCCGCCTCAGCCGCAGAAGCGGGCAAAGGCGTCGTTACCACCGACCTCTTTTTCTTGGTAAAACCTTGGTTGCGCGACAACCAAATCCAATACAATGCCGACGGCTCTTACCTGTTGGACGAAGGCACGCTGAAAGCTACTCCCGCTGATCCGCAACAGCTTCCGGGCACTTGGAAGCTCAACGCAACCGGCGATTCGCTGACCGTTACGCTGAAAGGCTCTGTCCGCCGCTTTGGTGTGGCCGAGCTGACGCCTACCGTGCTTCGCCTTACCCAGACGAACGCTGCTGCAGAAGGCCAAGCTTCAACTATCACTTCGGTGTTTACGCGTTAA
- a CDS encoding LLM class flavin-dependent oxidoreductase, with amino-acid sequence MPSPSSLRLSVLDQSPIRQGGTAQQAIQETIQLARFTEQLGYTRFWVSEHHNTSSLAGSTPEVLLARLGVETQHIRLGSGGVMLPHYSALKVAENFRMLETLYPGRIDLGIGRAPGADRLTATALNPGNTFNEHDFVEQLMDLSRFLTDTAEPDTIQEKIKAAPQAPTVPELWMLSSSGQSGLFAAYLGMAFSFAHFINPIGGPNMMRLYKERFKPSALLSAPQANVAIFVLCADTEEKARQLEDTMAMQMLRLERGERINIPPYTALTSFGLSPAEHDRLVYHRQRMVSGTPEQVKAKLTQLAAQYGVDEVVAVTITYDFADRLRSYELLAQAFELTPAAAQLAVSQD; translated from the coding sequence ATGCCTTCCCCGTCTTCACTCCGCCTCAGCGTGCTCGATCAGTCGCCCATCCGCCAGGGTGGCACGGCACAGCAGGCGATTCAGGAAACGATTCAGCTGGCTCGTTTCACGGAACAGCTTGGCTACACGCGGTTCTGGGTTTCGGAGCATCACAATACTTCCTCCTTGGCCGGCTCGACTCCGGAAGTGTTGCTGGCGCGCTTAGGCGTTGAAACCCAGCATATTCGCCTGGGTTCTGGAGGCGTAATGCTGCCCCACTACAGCGCCCTGAAGGTGGCCGAAAACTTCCGGATGCTGGAAACGCTGTACCCCGGCCGCATCGACTTGGGCATTGGCCGCGCGCCCGGCGCCGATCGCCTCACGGCCACGGCTCTTAACCCCGGCAATACCTTCAACGAGCACGATTTCGTGGAGCAACTCATGGATCTGAGCCGCTTCCTTACCGACACCGCCGAGCCCGATACCATTCAGGAGAAAATAAAAGCCGCCCCGCAAGCGCCCACCGTGCCCGAGCTATGGATGTTGAGTTCCAGCGGCCAGAGTGGCTTGTTTGCGGCGTACCTGGGCATGGCGTTTTCTTTTGCGCACTTCATCAACCCGATCGGTGGCCCCAACATGATGCGCTTATACAAAGAGCGCTTCAAACCCTCGGCCCTGCTTTCGGCCCCGCAGGCCAACGTGGCTATTTTCGTGCTTTGCGCCGATACAGAAGAGAAAGCGCGTCAGCTTGAAGACACGATGGCCATGCAGATGCTACGCCTCGAACGCGGCGAGCGCATCAACATTCCGCCCTACACCGCGCTTACCAGCTTCGGGCTTTCCCCGGCCGAGCACGACCGCCTCGTTTACCATCGGCAACGCATGGTGAGCGGCACGCCGGAGCAAGTGAAGGCCAAACTGACACAGCTAGCCGCCCAATACGGCGTGGATGAAGTAGTAGCTGTCACCATCACCTACGACTTTGCCGACCGGCTACGTTCTTATGAGCTCCTGGCCCAGGCCTTTGAACTGACGCCAGCAGCTGCGCAACTGGCTGTCAGTCAGGATTAA
- the mutM gene encoding DNA-formamidopyrimidine glycosylase — MPELPEVETYRRFLDEVILHQPISAVEVFDRHVLAVDEDALRRRLVGQIVVATRRLGKNCFLEFADGSALVLHFGMTGDVGAYRHDYDVPRFTRVAFHLADGLRVAFIDPRKFGRIRLTDSLEQYQKDKKLGPDALGISLEELSQVLRKKKTLIKPLLLDQSITAGLGNWIVDEVLYQAKIHPERRANTLTDAEFSSLYAAIQSVLKTAITQEATYRQFPANFLIHAREWDESATPGTDQHRFCPRHQKEEIAKKYVGGRATYYCQICQPEPSESI; from the coding sequence GTGCCTGAGTTACCCGAAGTTGAAACCTACCGTCGCTTTCTCGACGAAGTTATTCTGCACCAACCCATTAGTGCTGTTGAAGTATTCGATCGGCATGTGCTGGCCGTAGATGAAGACGCGCTGCGACGCCGTTTGGTAGGGCAAATTGTAGTGGCCACGCGCCGACTTGGTAAGAATTGTTTCCTGGAATTTGCCGACGGTTCGGCGCTTGTATTGCACTTTGGCATGACAGGCGACGTAGGAGCCTACCGCCACGATTACGATGTACCGCGTTTCACACGGGTAGCTTTTCACTTGGCCGATGGGCTGCGTGTTGCCTTTATCGACCCGCGCAAGTTCGGCCGTATTCGCCTGACGGATAGCCTTGAGCAGTACCAGAAAGACAAGAAGCTGGGGCCTGATGCACTGGGAATAAGCCTCGAAGAGCTCTCACAGGTATTGCGTAAAAAGAAGACTCTGATCAAACCGTTGCTGCTCGACCAAAGCATCACGGCAGGTCTTGGCAATTGGATTGTAGATGAAGTGTTGTATCAAGCGAAGATTCATCCGGAGCGCCGCGCCAACACGCTCACGGATGCTGAGTTTAGCTCGTTATATGCTGCTATTCAATCAGTTCTGAAAACTGCTATAACCCAAGAGGCCACCTATCGGCAGTTTCCGGCAAACTTTCTGATTCATGCCCGCGAATGGGACGAATCGGCTACGCCAGGCACCGACCAACATCGTTTTTGCCCGCGGCATCAGAAAGAGGAAATTGCAAAAAAATATGTTGGCGGTCGAGCTACTTACTACTGCCAGATTTGCCAGCCTGAACCAAGTGAATCGATATAA